Proteins from a genomic interval of Gemmatimonadota bacterium:
- a CDS encoding redoxin domain-containing protein, translating into MGKYVMILLFLLLPSCVHAVPTASDCDFNNSGKVDFADFIAFSQGYGTTRIQFDLNGDGAVNFRDFVIFAQFYGQTITIPPPTTNAPVGIQVGMQAPDFTLRTLTGESFNLYEQRGKPVFLNFWGTWCPPCVAEMPDIQKLQDTMADSIQIVGIGVRDTRIQELRFVTRYGYTWTFVLDSGGEARNAYEVSSYPTSLFLDARGVIVRVLRSAQNYETFLEAARQAINN; encoded by the coding sequence ATGGGTAAGTATGTCATGATATTGCTTTTCCTGCTTCTACCTTCCTGTGTACACGCGGTGCCAACCGCATCAGATTGCGATTTCAATAACAGCGGTAAAGTAGATTTTGCCGATTTTATCGCATTTTCACAGGGGTATGGGACAACCCGGATCCAGTTTGACTTGAATGGAGATGGCGCAGTCAATTTTCGGGACTTTGTCATTTTTGCCCAGTTCTACGGGCAGACAATCACAATCCCTCCGCCAACCACCAACGCTCCCGTTGGCATTCAAGTTGGGATGCAAGCCCCCGACTTTACGCTTAGAACCCTCACTGGCGAATCGTTCAATCTCTACGAACAGCGCGGCAAACCCGTGTTTCTCAACTTTTGGGGAACCTGGTGTCCTCCCTGTGTTGCCGAAATGCCCGATATACAAAAGTTACAAGATACTATGGCAGACTCCATTCAGATCGTCGGCATTGGCGTACGAGACACGCGCATCCAGGAGTTGCGTTTTGTCACGAGATATGGCTATACCTGGACCTTTGTTCTCGACTCGGGAGGAGAAGCGCGCAATGCGTATGAGGTCTCGTCCTATCCCACCTCGCTGTTCCTGGACGCCAGAGGCGTGATTGTCCGCGTATTGCGCAGTGCTCAGAATTACGAAACTTTCCTGGAAGCGGCGCGACAGGCGATAAATAATTAA